One window of the Arthrobacter sp. D5-1 genome contains the following:
- a CDS encoding helix-turn-helix domain-containing protein — protein MAKVVSTAAVSPRNSVSFWTEAVSDTFVDLDCKAGDGRESIDGEITVQTLASLDLARVRASAQSVHRTPAAIDASTDDYYLVGIQTEGSCLVTQEGRSAALHDGGFALYDTTRPYSLLLTGHFEQLVLRLPRIALERHLPEAARLTALAVNADPGVARLLVNTVQFLANDIDVLPSDVSLSVSQGVEHLIVAGLGGLARCVPDAQRVSRRKLVQAHILENLGDETLSIKSIARELHLSPSSIHRAFAADGETVMGWVWQQRLNRIRETLLTGSYDGTLTDLSLSWGFSDPAHFSRAFRQRYGHAPSQLLRPIAESPFTPPSTQ, from the coding sequence ATGGCCAAGGTTGTGAGCACAGCGGCGGTGTCTCCCCGGAACAGTGTTTCGTTCTGGACGGAGGCCGTTTCTGATACTTTCGTTGACCTCGACTGCAAGGCGGGTGACGGCCGCGAGTCCATAGATGGTGAGATAACCGTCCAGACTCTGGCATCGCTTGATTTGGCCCGTGTCCGTGCTTCCGCGCAATCCGTCCACCGCACACCAGCTGCCATCGACGCTTCCACCGACGACTACTATCTCGTGGGCATCCAAACCGAAGGCTCATGCTTGGTAACCCAGGAAGGCCGCTCGGCCGCCCTCCACGACGGCGGATTCGCGCTCTATGACACCACCCGACCGTATTCGCTGCTGCTGACCGGCCACTTTGAGCAACTTGTGCTCCGCCTTCCACGAATTGCGTTGGAGCGACATTTACCCGAAGCTGCCAGACTCACCGCATTGGCAGTAAACGCGGATCCAGGGGTTGCACGTCTGCTGGTAAATACAGTGCAGTTCCTGGCGAACGATATTGACGTTCTGCCCTCGGATGTCTCTTTATCAGTCTCCCAGGGCGTGGAGCATCTGATTGTTGCCGGCCTGGGCGGCCTCGCCCGTTGCGTCCCGGACGCGCAGCGAGTCTCCCGGCGCAAGCTCGTGCAAGCCCATATCCTCGAAAACCTCGGCGACGAGACCCTGAGCATCAAATCCATCGCAAGAGAGCTTCACCTGTCTCCGAGCAGCATCCACCGCGCCTTCGCAGCGGACGGCGAGACAGTGATGGGCTGGGTCTGGCAGCAACGTCTGAACCGGATCCGGGAGACCTTGTTGACCGGGAGCTATGACGGCACGCTGACGGACTTGTCCCTATCGTGGGGATTCTCAGACCCCGCACACTTCAGCCGGGCCTTCCGCCAGCGGTATGGGCATGCGCCCTCGCAATTGCTTCGACCGATAGCCGAATCCCCTTTCACACCCCCTTCGACCCAGTAG
- a CDS encoding carbon-nitrogen hydrolase family protein encodes MNHAQFKAAVVQAAPAFLNLDKTIDKTIALIEDAARNGAQMIAFPETWLPGYPWYAWLDAPALWLPQYTKRYFDNSLEYGTPQAERISKAARDNNIMVSMGLSERHGGSLYIAQWFIDSEGQTIAQRRKLKPTYVERTIFGEGDGSDLAVWDTKLGRVGGLCCWEHLQPLSKYAMYAQNEQVHVAAWPSFSLYEGGAFALGPEVNTSASRIYAVEGQCFVLAPCATVSQDMVDEMCATDTQKALLKTGGGHARIFGPDGRQLHESLPDDQEGLVYAEIDLGLISASKAISDPAGHYSRPDVTQLVLNKAPRRAVIDAVLPADTVPSPEQLRHVEEPALPVMAEL; translated from the coding sequence ATGAACCACGCCCAGTTCAAAGCAGCCGTCGTTCAGGCAGCACCGGCATTCCTCAACCTGGACAAGACCATCGATAAAACGATCGCCCTGATCGAGGACGCGGCACGCAACGGCGCGCAGATGATTGCATTTCCCGAGACCTGGCTCCCGGGGTACCCATGGTACGCCTGGCTCGACGCACCAGCCCTGTGGCTGCCGCAATACACCAAACGCTACTTCGATAATTCCCTTGAGTACGGCACTCCCCAGGCGGAGCGGATCTCGAAGGCAGCCAGGGACAACAACATCATGGTCAGTATGGGACTGAGCGAACGCCACGGCGGCAGCCTCTACATCGCTCAATGGTTCATTGACAGTGAAGGACAGACCATCGCCCAGCGCCGCAAGCTAAAGCCCACCTACGTGGAGCGCACCATCTTCGGCGAAGGCGATGGAAGCGACTTGGCCGTCTGGGACACCAAGCTGGGGCGCGTCGGCGGGCTCTGCTGCTGGGAGCACCTGCAGCCATTGTCCAAGTACGCCATGTACGCCCAGAACGAGCAGGTGCACGTCGCCGCATGGCCGAGCTTTTCCCTATATGAAGGTGGTGCCTTTGCCCTCGGCCCTGAGGTCAACACCTCCGCCTCGCGCATCTATGCTGTGGAAGGCCAGTGCTTCGTTCTGGCTCCGTGCGCCACCGTGTCCCAGGACATGGTCGACGAGATGTGCGCCACCGACACGCAGAAAGCACTCCTGAAAACCGGCGGCGGACATGCCCGCATCTTCGGACCCGACGGCCGGCAACTCCACGAATCCCTTCCGGACGACCAGGAAGGCCTCGTCTACGCTGAGATAGATCTGGGCCTTATTTCAGCGTCGAAGGCTATTTCCGACCCAGCGGGCCACTACTCCCGCCCTGATGTCACCCAGCTGGTCCTCAACAAAGCTCCTAGGAGGGCCGTCATCGACGCCGTCCTGCCAGCGGATACCGTCCCCAGTCCTGAGCAACTCCGCCACGTAGAAGAGCCAGCGCTTCCAGTCATGGCGGAACTCTAA
- a CDS encoding PLP-dependent aminotransferase family protein has protein sequence MTHETLDAGATLPAEAIDAIERAATAAHPHEELFSARAANIKQSAVRDVFDISMRPGLVSLAGGNPYLQSLPLEKLGQTAARIIAEEGMTALQYGGGQGTEELRAQICDIMAAEGITDADPGNVVITAGSQSAQDVATKVFCNPGDVVLVENPTYVGALNTFEAYQVEVAPIDMDDDGLVPELLEARIAALQSEGKNIKFLYTIPNFNNPSGITLAAERRQRIVDICRDANIIVLEDNPYGLLRFDGHPIAPMRAANPDDVIYLGSFSKIFAPGLRIGWALVPAHLQRRFYLASEAVTLCPPPLNQMIVSAYLRDYDWKSQIDTYRTLYAERCEALLSALDEYMPAGLTWTRPDGGFFVWVTLPHGVDTYPLLAKAIDAGVVFIPGAAFSPVDGPSNKLRLAFSAVPPDTIAEGVRRLAPVLAEAIKL, from the coding sequence ATGACCCACGAAACATTGGATGCCGGCGCAACGCTGCCCGCTGAAGCCATCGACGCCATTGAGCGGGCCGCCACGGCCGCCCACCCGCACGAGGAACTGTTCTCCGCGCGGGCCGCCAACATCAAGCAATCCGCCGTCCGCGATGTCTTCGACATCTCGATGCGGCCCGGCCTTGTCTCACTCGCCGGGGGCAACCCCTACCTGCAGTCGCTGCCGTTGGAGAAGCTCGGCCAGACCGCAGCCCGCATCATCGCCGAGGAAGGCATGACGGCCCTGCAGTACGGCGGCGGCCAGGGCACCGAAGAGCTCCGTGCCCAGATCTGCGACATCATGGCGGCAGAGGGCATCACCGACGCTGATCCCGGCAATGTGGTCATCACCGCCGGCTCACAGTCGGCGCAGGATGTGGCCACCAAGGTCTTCTGCAACCCCGGCGATGTGGTCCTGGTGGAAAACCCCACCTATGTGGGCGCCTTGAACACGTTCGAGGCATACCAAGTCGAGGTGGCACCGATCGACATGGACGACGACGGCCTGGTACCTGAGCTTCTTGAGGCCAGGATCGCTGCGCTCCAGTCAGAGGGAAAGAACATCAAATTCCTCTACACGATCCCCAACTTCAACAACCCCTCCGGGATCACCCTGGCCGCCGAACGCAGGCAACGGATCGTCGATATATGCCGGGACGCGAACATCATTGTCCTGGAGGACAACCCCTACGGACTCCTGCGTTTCGATGGCCATCCCATCGCCCCGATGCGCGCGGCCAACCCGGACGATGTCATCTACCTCGGCTCCTTCTCCAAGATCTTCGCTCCCGGCCTCCGGATCGGCTGGGCACTGGTTCCCGCGCACCTGCAGCGCCGCTTCTACCTGGCCTCCGAAGCCGTGACGCTCTGCCCGCCGCCACTGAACCAGATGATCGTCTCGGCATATCTCCGCGACTATGACTGGAAAAGCCAGATCGATACGTACCGCACGCTGTACGCGGAGCGGTGCGAGGCCCTGCTCTCAGCGCTGGATGAGTACATGCCCGCCGGGCTTACATGGACCCGCCCGGACGGCGGCTTCTTCGTCTGGGTCACCCTGCCCCACGGCGTGGACACGTACCCCTTGCTCGCCAAGGCCATCGACGCCGGCGTCGTCTTCATCCCCGGCGCAGCCTTCTCCCCCGTCGACGGCCCCTCCAACAAGCTCCGCCTGGCCTTCAGCGCAGTGCCGCCCGATACGATTGCCGAAGGCGTCCGCCGCCTGGCCCCAGTTTTGGCAGAAGCCATCAAGCTCTGA
- a CDS encoding amino acid ABC transporter ATP-binding protein, which produces MTSGHAETTKSSAQTTTPLVRIEGLHKFYGHHHVLQGIDMTVKEGEVAVLIGPSGSGKSTLLRCINQLESISAGRIYVDDELVGYKEKDGRLHQLNVKDIARQRRNIGMVFQRFNLFGHKTALENVIEAPVHVKGRPKITAKRKALELLDRVGLASRADYYPAQLSGGQQQRVAIARALAMEPELMLFDEPTSALDPELVGDVLTVMKDLAKSGMTMVVVTHEIGFAREVGDTLTFMDGGVVVESGDPRDVIANPQQERTINFLSKVL; this is translated from the coding sequence ATGACTTCAGGCCATGCCGAAACCACCAAGTCGTCGGCCCAGACGACCACCCCCTTGGTCAGAATCGAGGGACTGCACAAGTTCTACGGTCACCACCACGTGCTTCAAGGCATCGATATGACCGTGAAAGAAGGTGAAGTCGCTGTTCTCATCGGGCCATCGGGTTCCGGGAAGTCGACACTGCTCCGGTGCATCAACCAGCTGGAGAGCATCAGCGCCGGCCGGATCTACGTCGATGATGAACTTGTCGGCTACAAAGAGAAGGACGGTAGGCTCCATCAGCTGAACGTTAAGGACATCGCACGCCAACGCCGCAACATCGGCATGGTGTTCCAGCGCTTCAACCTGTTCGGGCACAAAACCGCACTCGAAAATGTCATCGAAGCTCCAGTCCATGTCAAAGGCCGGCCCAAAATCACCGCCAAACGCAAAGCCTTGGAACTTTTGGACAGGGTTGGGCTGGCCTCCCGGGCCGACTACTACCCCGCGCAGCTCTCCGGGGGCCAGCAGCAACGAGTAGCCATCGCCCGGGCCTTGGCCATGGAACCTGAACTGATGCTGTTCGATGAACCCACTTCAGCCTTGGACCCCGAGCTCGTGGGAGACGTCCTGACGGTCATGAAAGACCTGGCAAAGTCCGGAATGACCATGGTCGTCGTGACCCATGAAATCGGCTTTGCCCGGGAAGTCGGCGACACCCTGACCTTCATGGACGGCGGCGTGGTCGTCGAATCCGGCGATCCCAGAGACGTCATCGCAAACCCCCAACAGGAACGGACAATCAACTTCCTGAGCAAAGTACTCTGA
- a CDS encoding amino acid ABC transporter permease, whose product MRTQTAEPSVSGTATAPALIDAIPVRHPGRWIGAGILVLVMILIGQNLATNPQFHWETVGLYLLDINVIRGVGWTLLLTVLSMALAVGLAILLAFMRQSDNPILRWTSWFWVWFFRGTPVYTQLIFWGLVAVLYPKIAVGVPFGPELFSFTTQDVLTAFWAAVLGLGLNESAYLAEIFRAGLKSVDKGQMEAAEALGMRRAKIMWRIILPQAMRVIVPPTGNETIGMLKTTSLVLAVPFTLDLTFVTNSLANRTYLPIPLLIVSATWYLFITSLLMVGQHFIERHYGKGIDNLAPVAVNPAALKAAKANTTAKTAEIIEESGR is encoded by the coding sequence ATGAGAACGCAAACAGCTGAACCCTCCGTGTCCGGTACGGCGACAGCCCCGGCATTAATCGACGCAATCCCGGTACGGCACCCTGGTCGGTGGATCGGCGCAGGCATCCTCGTTCTAGTGATGATCCTGATCGGCCAAAACCTGGCAACCAACCCCCAATTCCATTGGGAGACCGTCGGGCTGTACCTCTTGGACATCAATGTGATCCGAGGCGTCGGGTGGACGCTGCTCCTCACAGTTCTGTCCATGGCTCTGGCCGTTGGCTTGGCCATACTGCTTGCATTCATGCGCCAATCAGATAACCCCATACTGAGGTGGACCTCATGGTTCTGGGTCTGGTTTTTCCGCGGTACCCCCGTATACACCCAACTCATCTTCTGGGGACTCGTCGCCGTGCTTTACCCAAAAATCGCGGTCGGCGTTCCCTTCGGGCCGGAGCTCTTCAGCTTCACCACCCAGGACGTACTCACAGCATTCTGGGCGGCAGTCCTCGGACTCGGACTGAACGAATCGGCCTACCTGGCCGAAATTTTCCGGGCGGGTTTGAAGTCCGTGGACAAGGGCCAAATGGAAGCAGCGGAAGCCCTGGGCATGAGGAGGGCGAAGATCATGTGGCGCATTATCCTGCCCCAGGCAATGCGCGTCATCGTCCCACCGACAGGTAATGAAACCATCGGAATGCTCAAGACCACATCTCTTGTCCTGGCTGTTCCTTTCACCCTTGACCTGACGTTCGTTACAAATTCCCTCGCCAATCGCACATACCTTCCCATTCCGCTGCTCATCGTGTCCGCCACCTGGTACCTCTTCATCACCAGCCTCCTCATGGTCGGCCAGCACTTCATCGAGAGGCACTACGGCAAAGGCATCGACAACCTCGCTCCCGTCGCAGTGAATCCTGCGGCACTGAAAGCAGCCAAAGCGAACACCACGGCGAAAACCGCTGAGATTATTGAGGAGAGCGGACGATGA
- the speB gene encoding agmatinase, with protein sequence MTSTSEIVGQRHDPEAPRYAGIATFALLPRLEEVPRADVAVVGIPFDSGTSFRPGARFGPAHIRENSRQLHPYHQIHDAYPFRDQQVVDAGDIAVGPYGIERAVTSIQAGAEKLTSQGTRIMALGGDHTIALPLLRAAAAQHGPLAVLHFDAHLDTWDVLHGESIWHGSPFRRAAEEGLMDLNRCQHVGIRGGVYDPSELDDDRQAGFEIVRSEEFQERSIPSIVEQVRGRLGTGPVYISVDIDVLDPAHAPGTGTPEVAGINTREFFTVLRKLRGLNIVGADVVEVAPAYDHAGVTGLAAAHTAWELITLMGLRDTSGGEPNS encoded by the coding sequence ATGACGAGCACGTCAGAAATCGTCGGGCAACGGCACGATCCCGAGGCGCCCAGGTACGCAGGAATCGCGACCTTCGCCCTGCTTCCCAGGCTGGAAGAAGTCCCAAGGGCAGATGTGGCCGTAGTGGGCATCCCGTTCGATTCCGGTACGAGCTTCCGGCCCGGAGCGCGGTTTGGCCCGGCCCACATCCGCGAAAATTCCCGCCAGCTGCATCCGTACCACCAGATCCACGATGCTTACCCGTTCCGTGACCAGCAGGTCGTCGACGCCGGCGACATCGCTGTCGGACCGTACGGAATCGAACGGGCTGTCACGTCGATCCAGGCGGGAGCGGAAAAGCTGACATCCCAAGGCACCCGGATCATGGCACTTGGTGGTGACCACACGATAGCTTTGCCGTTGCTGAGGGCGGCTGCGGCGCAGCATGGACCGCTGGCCGTGCTTCACTTCGATGCCCACTTGGACACCTGGGACGTACTGCACGGAGAATCAATCTGGCACGGCTCCCCCTTCCGTCGCGCGGCCGAAGAAGGACTGATGGATCTGAATCGATGCCAGCACGTAGGCATCCGCGGCGGAGTCTACGATCCAAGCGAGCTGGACGACGACCGTCAAGCCGGGTTCGAGATCGTCCGCAGCGAAGAGTTCCAGGAACGTTCGATTCCCAGCATCGTGGAGCAGGTACGTGGCCGTCTCGGCACGGGGCCCGTGTACATCTCCGTGGACATCGATGTTCTCGACCCCGCACACGCCCCGGGCACAGGGACCCCGGAGGTCGCCGGCATCAACACCCGGGAATTCTTCACCGTCCTGCGGAAATTGCGCGGGCTCAACATCGTCGGTGCAGACGTTGTCGAAGTTGCGCCGGCGTACGACCATGCAGGCGTCACGGGCTTGGCAGCAGCCCACACGGCATGGGAACTCATCACGCTCATGGGCCTTCGGGACACCTCCGGCGGGGAACCCAACTCCTGA
- a CDS encoding low specificity L-threonine aldolase — MSVTELTTALHPGRPLHDAGLRNFASDNYAGAHPEVLAALIQANEGHQPAYGEDVYTERLQHVMRQHFGPKVQAFPVFNGTGANVLALQSMLPRWGAVICAASAHINTDENGAPERIGGLKLLPVPTSDGKLTPELIEQEAWGWGDEHRAQPLAVSITQTTEFGTAYQAGEIKEIADFVHERGMLLHLDGARLSNAAAHLQRPFHDFTTAAGVDVLSLGGTKNGMVFGEAVVVLNPDAVAGVKYLRKLNMQLASKMRFVSAQLTALYESDLWYRSAAQANAMAARLRAGVEGNPAVHLSQSTQANAVLAVLPPGAAETLRQRYRFYDWDAARGEVRWMTAFDTTAADVDDFLAAVGAAVQVQHGTL; from the coding sequence ATGTCAGTTACAGAACTCACCACAGCCCTTCACCCGGGCCGGCCCCTGCATGATGCCGGTCTGCGCAACTTTGCCTCAGACAACTATGCCGGGGCGCACCCGGAAGTGCTGGCAGCTTTGATCCAAGCCAACGAGGGCCACCAGCCCGCCTACGGAGAGGACGTTTACACCGAGCGTCTCCAGCACGTCATGCGGCAGCATTTCGGGCCAAAAGTCCAGGCCTTCCCCGTGTTCAACGGCACCGGGGCGAACGTCCTGGCGCTGCAGTCCATGCTGCCCCGCTGGGGAGCAGTTATCTGCGCCGCTTCGGCCCATATCAACACCGATGAGAACGGGGCCCCCGAGCGGATCGGTGGGCTGAAGTTGTTGCCGGTACCTACCAGTGACGGCAAACTCACCCCCGAACTGATCGAACAGGAAGCGTGGGGTTGGGGTGATGAACACCGGGCCCAGCCCCTTGCGGTGTCCATCACGCAAACGACCGAATTCGGTACGGCCTACCAGGCCGGGGAGATCAAGGAAATCGCTGATTTCGTCCATGAGCGGGGAATGCTGCTGCATCTGGACGGCGCACGCTTGTCCAATGCCGCCGCCCACCTGCAGCGTCCCTTCCACGACTTCACCACCGCAGCCGGAGTCGACGTGCTCTCCCTGGGCGGGACGAAGAACGGAATGGTCTTTGGGGAAGCAGTTGTCGTCCTCAATCCGGATGCCGTCGCGGGCGTCAAGTACCTGCGGAAACTGAACATGCAGCTGGCATCAAAAATGCGATTCGTTTCGGCGCAGCTCACCGCCCTTTACGAATCGGACCTTTGGTACCGGTCAGCTGCGCAAGCCAACGCCATGGCCGCGCGGCTGCGCGCAGGAGTGGAGGGCAACCCGGCCGTGCACCTGTCCCAGTCAACGCAGGCTAACGCTGTCCTGGCCGTCCTGCCACCGGGGGCAGCCGAAACACTGCGGCAACGGTACAGGTTCTACGACTGGGATGCGGCACGCGGAGAAGTACGCTGGATGACTGCCTTCGACACCACGGCGGCAGACGTGGACGATTTCCTCGCGGCAGTCGGCGCAGCCGTCCAAGTTCAGCACGGTACCTTGTAG
- a CDS encoding SDR family NAD(P)-dependent oxidoreductase has protein sequence MSAPTAIRASLNVVVAGSTSAAGRAVVKSLAAQGARIAAVDVNEAGVRALAQEYQEVTPYVCNLADPAEVDTLARTVRADVGPVDGLIHLVGGWRGGDGITGQQDQDWDVLHTSVLTTLRNTSRAFYEDLESSDKGRLAIVSSVTAQKPTAGGAAYSAIKAASEAWVLGVADGFHQSQTGNKAEPVGQKSAAVVFVVKALVDDAMREAAPHRAFPGYTDVQELAEHVTALFDADAGSLNGTRQHLI, from the coding sequence ATGAGCGCCCCCACCGCAATACGTGCAAGCCTGAACGTGGTGGTGGCAGGTTCCACGAGTGCCGCTGGACGGGCTGTCGTGAAATCTTTGGCAGCACAGGGGGCCAGGATCGCCGCCGTCGACGTCAACGAAGCCGGCGTCAGGGCCCTCGCGCAGGAGTATCAGGAGGTCACACCCTACGTCTGCAACCTTGCCGACCCTGCGGAGGTCGACACCCTCGCCCGGACTGTCCGCGCGGACGTCGGCCCTGTCGATGGGCTGATCCATCTCGTTGGTGGATGGCGTGGCGGGGATGGCATCACTGGCCAGCAGGATCAGGACTGGGACGTTCTGCACACCAGCGTGCTCACCACGCTCCGGAATACTTCCCGGGCTTTCTACGAAGATCTTGAATCGTCTGACAAAGGGCGTCTGGCGATCGTCTCCTCTGTGACGGCACAGAAACCGACCGCTGGTGGCGCCGCCTATTCTGCGATCAAGGCAGCCTCCGAGGCCTGGGTTCTGGGTGTCGCCGATGGCTTCCACCAGAGCCAAACAGGCAACAAGGCAGAACCCGTCGGACAGAAGTCAGCGGCAGTGGTCTTCGTCGTCAAGGCACTGGTCGATGACGCCATGCGTGAGGCTGCGCCACACCGTGCCTTCCCCGGCTACACCGATGTGCAGGAACTTGCCGAACACGTCACGGCACTCTTTGACGCGGATGCCGGGAGCTTGAACGGGACCCGGCAGCACCTGATCTAG